The following proteins are co-located in the Synechococcus sp. PROS-U-1 genome:
- the der gene encoding ribosome biogenesis GTPase Der: MARPVVAIIGRPNVGKSTLVNRLCRSREAIVHDEPGVTRDRTYQDGYWGDREFKVVDTGGLVFDDDSEFLPEIREQAALALEEASVALVIVDGQQGLTAADESIAEFLRSHRCPSLLAVNKCESPEQGLAMAGEFWSLGLGEPHPISAIHGAGTGELLDQVLTFLPPKDQEGEEEEPIQMAIIGRPNVGKSSLLNAICGEQRAIVSPIRGTTRDTIDTSIIRENRPWRLVDTAGIRRRRSVNYGPEFFGINRSFKAIERSDVCVLVIDALDGVTEQDQRLAGRIEEDGRACVVVVNKWDAVEKDSHTMTAMEKELRSKLYFLDWAPMLFTSALTGQRVDSIFALAALAVEQHRRRVSTSVVNEVLKEALSWRSPPTTRGGRQGKLYYGTQVASRPPSFTLFVNDPKLFGETYRRYVERQIREGLGFDGSPLRLFWRGKQQRDAERDLARQQSRKG; encoded by the coding sequence TTGGCGCGTCCCGTCGTCGCAATTATCGGACGCCCCAATGTCGGTAAGTCGACCCTTGTGAACCGGTTGTGTCGCAGCCGAGAAGCCATCGTTCACGATGAGCCCGGTGTGACACGTGATCGCACCTACCAAGACGGGTATTGGGGCGATCGGGAATTCAAGGTCGTTGACACCGGTGGCCTGGTGTTCGATGACGACAGTGAATTCCTGCCGGAGATCCGGGAGCAAGCGGCTCTTGCGCTCGAAGAAGCCAGTGTTGCGCTGGTGATCGTGGATGGTCAGCAGGGGCTGACGGCAGCTGACGAATCCATTGCTGAATTTCTGCGCAGTCATCGCTGTCCCTCGCTTCTGGCGGTGAACAAGTGCGAGTCTCCGGAACAGGGTTTGGCCATGGCCGGCGAATTTTGGAGTCTCGGGCTGGGTGAACCCCATCCGATCTCGGCCATCCATGGGGCCGGCACCGGTGAGCTTTTGGATCAGGTGCTCACCTTTCTCCCACCCAAGGATCAGGAAGGTGAGGAAGAGGAACCGATTCAGATGGCCATCATCGGACGGCCGAATGTCGGAAAATCCAGTCTTTTAAATGCCATCTGCGGTGAGCAGCGGGCGATTGTTAGCCCGATTCGCGGCACCACGCGCGACACGATTGATACCAGCATCATTCGTGAGAATCGTCCCTGGCGTCTGGTGGACACTGCGGGCATTCGTCGTCGGCGCAGTGTGAATTACGGGCCGGAGTTTTTCGGGATCAACCGAAGTTTCAAGGCGATCGAACGCAGCGATGTCTGTGTGCTCGTGATCGATGCCCTGGATGGCGTGACCGAGCAGGATCAGCGCCTGGCTGGCCGCATTGAGGAAGACGGACGAGCCTGTGTGGTGGTTGTCAACAAATGGGATGCCGTGGAGAAGGACAGCCACACCATGACGGCGATGGAAAAGGAGCTGCGCTCCAAGCTCTATTTCCTTGATTGGGCTCCGATGCTGTTCACATCGGCCCTCACCGGCCAACGGGTGGACAGCATCTTTGCTCTGGCCGCTTTGGCGGTCGAACAGCACCGGCGCCGCGTTAGCACCTCCGTTGTGAATGAGGTGCTGAAGGAAGCCCTTAGCTGGCGCAGTCCACCTACTACCCGTGGAGGGCGTCAGGGCAAGTTGTATTACGGCACGCAGGTGGCCAGCCGCCCCCCCAGCTTCACCCTGTTCGTTAACGACCCCAAATTGTTTGGAGAGACCTACCGGCGCTATGTCGAGCGCCAGATCCGCGAGGGCCTGGGCTTCGATGGAAGCCCCTTGCGCCTCTTCTGGCGCGGTAAGCAACAGCGCGATGCTGAACGCGATTTGGCCCGACAACAGAGTCGTAAAGGCTGA
- a CDS encoding glycosyltransferase, protein MSLLLLLWPLLLTRRPEQASPIWARRSLILLVTLLTVRYLHWRCTASLNLDTSLSALMSLVLLLAEGWLLLTGLVPLWLAWRVYPDRREQALQQRHDWLASPWRPAVDILVPTYGEPTAVLERSLKACRRQTYPNTTVWVLDDSGRAQVKQLARSLGCRYRHRPERANAKAGNLNDGLRISDGELVAVFDADFIPQAQFLETTIGLLMDPEVGLVQTPQHCINADPVMRNLAMERWLLPDEESFYRWIEPVRDGWGAVVCAGTSFLVRRQALESVGGFANKALSEDFVTGIALREQGWRLIYLQQKLSAGLAAERMLDFVRQRQRWARGTLQSLQLPHGPLRARNLSWGVRLAYLEGVIHWINNLPRLLLMLMPLSIGLLGIVPINISSTALVELLLPLWGTVLLSIGWLNRGSRAALLSELTGWVMTVPLVSTLLLRPKGFRVTPKHQPQFQGGWAWSLALPLLILVGLNAANLVGILREWGNPDRLSSEGWGLGLIWGGLNLLGTLVALRACWDPPQEDPTPWFAVQTTGSISHGGTKTMSCRISAISENGAELELQPGPEFLSWDHTSLRWDGQPTHLRIRPMARQGSRICVAWQDPSPAEREALEHWLYQRQDCWVDRQAPPEWRALLALLKRTLLGHPPPAPLQRSLVPIASGTGILSGRDK, encoded by the coding sequence ATGAGCCTGCTGCTTTTGTTGTGGCCTCTGCTGCTGACGCGGCGCCCTGAACAAGCATCACCGATCTGGGCCCGGCGCAGCCTGATCCTGCTGGTCACCCTGCTGACAGTCCGCTACCTGCACTGGCGCTGCACCGCCAGTCTCAACCTCGACACAAGCCTGTCCGCACTGATGAGCCTGGTCCTGCTCCTGGCGGAAGGCTGGTTGCTGCTGACGGGCCTCGTACCGCTCTGGCTGGCATGGCGGGTGTACCCCGACCGACGCGAGCAAGCTCTGCAGCAACGGCACGATTGGCTGGCCAGCCCCTGGCGCCCCGCCGTGGACATCCTCGTTCCCACCTACGGCGAACCGACCGCAGTGCTGGAACGCAGCCTCAAAGCGTGCCGCCGCCAGACCTACCCCAACACCACCGTTTGGGTGCTGGACGACAGCGGAAGGGCACAGGTGAAGCAGCTTGCCCGTTCCCTGGGATGCCGCTACAGGCACCGACCGGAACGGGCAAACGCGAAAGCAGGCAATCTGAATGACGGCCTGCGCATCAGCGACGGAGAACTGGTCGCCGTCTTCGACGCTGACTTCATCCCCCAGGCGCAGTTCCTTGAAACCACGATCGGCCTGCTCATGGATCCTGAAGTCGGACTGGTGCAGACCCCCCAGCACTGCATCAATGCCGATCCAGTGATGCGCAACCTGGCGATGGAACGCTGGCTGCTGCCCGATGAAGAGAGCTTTTATCGCTGGATCGAACCGGTGCGCGATGGCTGGGGTGCCGTGGTCTGCGCAGGCACCTCATTTCTGGTGCGACGTCAGGCCCTCGAATCGGTTGGAGGTTTTGCGAACAAGGCCCTGTCGGAAGACTTCGTCACCGGTATCGCCCTGCGGGAACAAGGATGGCGCCTGATCTACCTGCAGCAGAAACTCAGCGCCGGACTGGCCGCCGAACGCATGCTGGATTTCGTGCGCCAGCGCCAGCGTTGGGCCCGTGGGACCCTGCAGAGCCTGCAGCTGCCCCACGGGCCACTGCGGGCCCGCAATCTCAGCTGGGGCGTACGCCTGGCCTATTTGGAAGGAGTGATCCATTGGATCAACAACCTGCCCAGGCTCCTGCTGATGCTGATGCCCCTGAGCATCGGCCTGTTGGGGATCGTGCCGATCAACATCTCCTCAACAGCTCTGGTTGAGCTGCTCCTGCCGCTGTGGGGAACCGTGCTGCTCAGCATCGGATGGCTGAACCGGGGCAGCCGAGCCGCTCTGCTCAGTGAACTCACCGGCTGGGTTATGACGGTGCCTCTGGTAAGCACGCTCCTACTGCGGCCCAAAGGATTTCGCGTCACCCCAAAGCACCAGCCGCAATTCCAGGGAGGTTGGGCATGGTCCCTGGCTCTGCCCCTGCTGATCTTGGTTGGCCTCAATGCGGCCAACCTGGTGGGAATCCTCCGCGAGTGGGGCAACCCCGACCGCCTGAGTTCGGAGGGCTGGGGTCTGGGTCTCATTTGGGGCGGGCTCAACCTGCTGGGCACCCTGGTTGCCCTGCGCGCCTGCTGGGATCCTCCGCAGGAGGATCCAACACCTTGGTTTGCCGTGCAGACAACGGGATCCATCAGCCATGGGGGAACTAAAACGATGAGCTGCCGGATCTCAGCAATCAGCGAAAACGGCGCTGAACTGGAGCTGCAACCAGGCCCAGAATTTTTATCGTGGGACCACACATCACTGCGCTGGGACGGACAACCGACGCATCTCCGGATTCGGCCGATGGCACGGCAGGGATCCAGAATCTGCGTCGCCTGGCAAGACCCATCCCCCGCTGAGCGGGAGGCGCTTGAGCATTGGCTTTATCAACGCCAGGACTGCTGGGTCGATCGCCAAGCGCCGCCGGAATGGCGCGCCCTGCTGGCGCTTCTGAAGCGCACGCTGCTGGGACATCCACCTCCGGCACCGCTGCAGCGCAGCCTGGTGCCGATCGCCAGCGGAACCGGAATTCTTTCCGGGCGAGACAAATGA
- a CDS encoding L,D-transpeptidase gives MLELVASLVVDLSDQRLTVYNSQQEVVRVIPVSTGKASTPTPIFDSKVFTKYRSTTMYGRTYTVPGVPYTMCVSANEAICLHAAPWQESAGQPFGVPRSHGCVRMPMTHARWLFHNTPKGTPITIQA, from the coding sequence ATGCTCGAGCTCGTCGCCAGCCTTGTGGTCGATCTCTCCGACCAGCGCCTGACGGTTTACAACAGCCAACAGGAAGTGGTCCGCGTGATTCCTGTCAGCACCGGCAAAGCATCAACGCCCACACCGATTTTCGACAGCAAAGTCTTTACGAAGTACCGCTCCACCACGATGTACGGACGCACCTACACCGTTCCAGGCGTGCCTTACACGATGTGCGTGAGTGCCAACGAAGCCATCTGCCTCCACGCAGCACCCTGGCAGGAGAGTGCCGGGCAACCCTTCGGTGTCCCCCGCAGCCATGGTTGCGTGCGCATGCCGATGACCCACGCCCGCTGGTTGTTCCACAACACCCCGAAGGGCACGCCGATCACCATTCAGGCCTGA
- a CDS encoding DUF1823 family protein — MLHNAIDMPWPLSRMLLLQILEDRCSDRFVCERIWERLGYQPAEPHWCAGPDTPPDWAEAFPRAPELIAERPASVRLTRSIPKEHKQLLKQQLSFAGYRIGELYPRRTRRATAVNWLLAWLAQQEEPLAEQGPLGPELPTPVDPVEGHPGDLPVR, encoded by the coding sequence ATGCTGCACAACGCAATCGACATGCCCTGGCCGCTCAGTCGAATGTTGCTGTTGCAGATTCTCGAAGACCGCTGCAGCGATCGATTTGTTTGCGAAAGAATCTGGGAACGTCTGGGTTATCAGCCTGCCGAACCGCACTGGTGCGCCGGGCCCGACACGCCGCCGGATTGGGCGGAAGCTTTCCCGCGGGCTCCCGAGTTGATCGCCGAGCGGCCGGCCTCGGTTCGCTTGACCCGCTCGATTCCCAAGGAACACAAGCAGTTGCTGAAGCAACAGCTCAGCTTTGCGGGCTATCGGATCGGTGAGCTGTACCCCCGCCGCACCCGGCGAGCTACAGCGGTGAACTGGCTGTTGGCCTGGCTGGCGCAGCAGGAGGAGCCCCTGGCGGAGCAGGGGCCTTTAGGGCCGGAGCTTCCGACTCCAGTGGATCCGGTAGAGGGGCACCCCGGCGATTTGCCGGTGCGGTGA
- the dusB gene encoding tRNA dihydrouridine synthase DusB, with amino-acid sequence MIALSPLQLPGNGTARQLRCRVLQSPLAGVSDRVFRGLVRRWAPDALLFTEMVNATSLEMGHGRGKVESLVEESGPIGVQLFDHRPQAMADAARRAEASGAFLIDINMGCPVRKIARKGGGSGLIRDPELAIRIVEAVADAVALPVTVKTRLGWCGSDADPVHWCQQLEGAGAQLLTLHGRTRDQGFKGAADWSAITQVREVLAIPLIANGDINTPEDALRCLNQTGAAGVMVGRGTMGSPWLVGQIDAALTGRAIPSTPNPTARLALARDQLDGLVKDRGDHGLLIARKHMGWTCTGFPGASRLRHDLMRAPTPAHARDLLNQQIDALAASA; translated from the coding sequence ATGATTGCTTTGTCCCCCCTTCAGCTTCCCGGCAACGGAACCGCGCGTCAGCTGCGGTGCCGCGTTCTGCAGTCGCCGTTGGCAGGGGTAAGCGATCGGGTGTTTCGTGGCCTGGTGCGGCGCTGGGCTCCAGATGCCCTGCTGTTCACCGAAATGGTGAATGCCACCAGCCTCGAGATGGGGCATGGTCGCGGCAAGGTGGAATCACTTGTCGAAGAGTCCGGTCCCATCGGTGTGCAACTTTTCGACCATCGCCCCCAAGCCATGGCCGATGCGGCACGGCGGGCCGAAGCGAGTGGAGCCTTCCTGATCGATATCAATATGGGATGTCCCGTCCGGAAGATCGCCCGCAAGGGGGGTGGCTCCGGGTTGATCCGTGATCCCGAACTGGCCATCCGGATCGTTGAAGCGGTGGCGGATGCCGTGGCGTTGCCCGTCACAGTGAAGACTCGACTGGGTTGGTGTGGAAGTGATGCTGATCCGGTGCACTGGTGCCAGCAGCTGGAAGGGGCAGGAGCACAACTGCTCACGCTGCATGGCCGCACCCGCGACCAGGGTTTCAAAGGCGCTGCCGACTGGAGTGCCATCACCCAAGTCCGTGAGGTCCTCGCGATCCCCCTGATCGCGAACGGCGACATCAATACCCCCGAAGATGCCCTGCGCTGCCTGAATCAGACCGGCGCAGCGGGCGTGATGGTGGGTCGAGGAACCATGGGTTCCCCCTGGCTTGTGGGACAAATCGATGCAGCACTGACTGGTCGTGCGATCCCCTCCACGCCGAACCCGACAGCACGGCTTGCGCTGGCGAGGGATCAACTGGACGGACTGGTGAAGGATCGCGGCGACCATGGGCTGCTGATCGCCAGAAAACACATGGGCTGGACCTGCACGGGCTTCCCCGGAGCATCACGACTGCGTCATGACCTGATGCGGGCCCCCACGCCCGCCCATGCCCGAGACCTGCTGAATCAGCAGATCGATGCGCTTGCCGCGTCCGCTTGA